Proteins encoded by one window of Ralstonia sp. RRA:
- a CDS encoding alkane 1-monooxygenase: protein MATPGTVASVEWTDSKRYLWMLGALTITLPMIAAALALSTGWHPLWWAGPVIVFTIIPLLDYLIGDDRDNPPEEVVPELEKQRYYRRIVYLATTVLYVSFAVAMWVLHTYELTWYDYIAFAFSLGVVTGISINTAHELGHKTNGFERWLAKITLAPVAYGHFFVEHNRGHHVRVATPADPASARFGESFWEFLPRTVVGSVKSAWALEKQRLEHNGHSVWSWRNDVLNAWAMTVVLWAVCIAFVGLKAVPFLLIQAVYGASLLEVVNYLEHYGLCRKQLPSGRYERCTPQHSWNSNHVVTNLFLYQLQRHADHHANPTRSFQALRHFEHSPQLPAGYAAMVLLAYVPPLWFRVMNPRVIAHYQGDMSQANIKPSIRAQVVAQYPARA, encoded by the coding sequence ATGGCCACACCCGGCACCGTCGCGTCCGTTGAATGGACCGACAGCAAGCGGTATCTCTGGATGCTCGGCGCGCTGACGATCACGCTACCGATGATTGCCGCCGCCCTGGCGCTGTCGACTGGGTGGCATCCGTTGTGGTGGGCTGGGCCGGTCATCGTGTTCACGATCATTCCGCTGCTCGATTACCTGATTGGCGACGACCGGGACAACCCGCCCGAAGAAGTCGTCCCCGAGCTGGAAAAGCAACGCTACTACCGCCGCATCGTCTATCTGGCGACCACCGTGCTCTACGTGAGCTTTGCCGTGGCGATGTGGGTGCTGCACACCTACGAGCTCACTTGGTACGACTACATTGCGTTCGCGTTTTCACTGGGCGTGGTGACAGGCATCTCGATCAACACCGCGCACGAACTCGGCCACAAGACCAACGGCTTTGAGCGCTGGCTTGCCAAGATCACGCTGGCACCGGTGGCGTACGGGCACTTCTTCGTCGAGCACAACCGCGGCCACCACGTGCGGGTGGCCACACCAGCCGACCCGGCGAGCGCACGCTTTGGTGAGTCGTTCTGGGAGTTTCTGCCGCGCACCGTGGTGGGCAGCGTCAAATCCGCCTGGGCGCTGGAGAAGCAGCGCCTTGAGCACAACGGGCATTCGGTGTGGTCGTGGCGCAATGACGTGCTCAATGCCTGGGCGATGACGGTGGTACTGTGGGCTGTGTGCATCGCCTTTGTCGGCCTCAAGGCTGTGCCTTTCCTGCTGATCCAGGCGGTGTATGGGGCTTCATTGCTGGAGGTGGTGAACTATCTGGAGCACTACGGCCTGTGCCGCAAGCAACTGCCCAGCGGCCGCTACGAGCGTTGCACGCCGCAGCATTCGTGGAACAGCAATCACGTGGTGACGAACCTGTTCCTGTATCAACTGCAGCGCCATGCCGACCATCACGCCAACCCGACGCGTTCGTTCCAGGCGCTGCGTCACTTCGAGCATTCACCGCAATTGCCCGCCGGCTATGCCGCGATGGTGCTGCTGGCCTATGTGCCGCCGCTGTGGTTTCGCGTGATGAACCCGCGCGTGATTGCGCACTACCAAGGGGACATGTCGCAGGCAAACATCAAGCCGTCGATTCGCGCACAGGTCGTGGCGCAGTATCCGGCGCGCGCCTGA